In Chryseobacterium lactis, a single genomic region encodes these proteins:
- a CDS encoding TolC family protein, translated as MKRKRITAIKLKIGIAAAFMIFGFSSVSAQQQVSLQEAIKQALQNKAEAKKAALQVKKAEYKIDEARAGALPQISATINNTYNPILQKTVLPGEIVGKPGELIPVAFGTKWQSVNVVTLNQNIFDQRVFIGLKAAKSTREFYLLNSELTNEQIIENVATAYYQVFVQEENLKTVEDSYSNTERVRNVIKSLVDNGLAKPIDLDRTNVQLTNIKSNKQQLINAVEVSKNSLKFYMGIPIENSIELEQKEIVPNSELLGTNVNLETRSELKVLNKQRELLEYSKKATVANLYPTVGLTANYGWQGLGNKFPYTSGSNQGTNWGDYASIGVAIKIPIFMGGATKAQIQQAEIDIQDLDQDIQNKKLNLSLDYKNAISNMENAIINIQSMKDNVDLAEKVQKNTQSNYQYGLATLTEVLDTENALTQAKQNYANALLDYKQAEIKVIKAKGELNTLQNL; from the coding sequence ATGAAAAGAAAACGGATAACTGCTATAAAGCTAAAAATTGGGATAGCTGCAGCATTTATGATTTTCGGCTTTTCATCGGTGTCAGCCCAGCAGCAGGTTTCTCTGCAGGAAGCAATTAAGCAGGCACTTCAAAATAAGGCAGAAGCTAAAAAAGCCGCCTTACAAGTCAAAAAAGCCGAATATAAGATTGATGAGGCCAGAGCCGGTGCTTTACCTCAGATCAGTGCAACTATAAATAACACCTACAATCCTATTTTACAAAAGACTGTTCTTCCCGGAGAGATCGTAGGTAAGCCCGGAGAGCTTATTCCGGTTGCTTTCGGAACAAAATGGCAATCTGTAAACGTGGTGACTCTTAACCAGAATATTTTTGATCAGAGAGTTTTTATTGGTCTTAAGGCAGCCAAATCAACCAGAGAATTTTACCTTTTAAATTCCGAATTGACCAATGAACAAATCATTGAGAACGTTGCGACTGCATACTATCAGGTATTTGTTCAGGAAGAGAATCTTAAAACGGTAGAAGATAGTTATTCAAATACTGAACGCGTTAGAAATGTAATCAAAAGTTTGGTAGATAACGGGTTGGCAAAACCAATAGATCTGGATCGTACGAATGTTCAGCTTACCAATATTAAATCCAACAAGCAGCAATTGATTAATGCTGTTGAGGTTTCAAAGAACTCATTGAAGTTTTATATGGGAATTCCTATTGAAAACTCTATTGAGCTTGAACAAAAAGAAATTGTACCTAATTCTGAACTCCTGGGAACGAATGTTAATTTGGAAACCCGTTCAGAATTAAAAGTTTTAAACAAACAAAGAGAACTTTTAGAGTACAGCAAAAAAGCAACGGTAGCCAATCTTTATCCTACGGTAGGACTTACTGCAAACTACGGATGGCAAGGACTGGGAAATAAATTCCCCTATACATCAGGATCAAATCAGGGAACCAACTGGGGAGACTATGCTTCTATTGGGGTAGCGATTAAGATTCCTATTTTTATGGGAGGTGCGACCAAAGCTCAGATTCAACAGGCTGAAATTGATATTCAGGATCTGGATCAGGATATTCAAAATAAAAAGCTTAACCTGAGCTTAGATTATAAAAATGCGATCTCCAATATGGAAAATGCCATCATCAATATCCAAAGCATGAAAGACAACGTAGATCTGGCAGAAAAAGTACAGAAAAATACGCAGTCTAACTATCAGTACGGGTTGGCAACGCTTACTGAAGTTCTGGATACTGAAAATGCTCTCACGCAGGCTAAACAAAACTATGCCAATGCACTGCTGGATTATAAACAAGCTGAGATCAAAGTCATTAAAGCAAAAGGAGAGTTAAACACACTACAAAACCTATAA
- a CDS encoding TetR/AcrR family transcriptional regulator: protein MSNQAKKDQTQELIKETAKNLFFVKGKFDATTQEIADAAGVNRTLINYYFRSRDKLIQIIFDEAQKVEQEKSKIIQNADLPFKEKISKFIEGSLATSLQYPYLETYIVSQINKGTCHQREIEEDILNQMYRDIEKEMELGNIEKMAPVQFILNMVSLLVFPSAIRPLFMENLMISDEEYDKIISERKGIIISMLFKN from the coding sequence ATGTCAAATCAAGCAAAAAAAGACCAAACACAGGAATTGATCAAGGAGACAGCGAAGAATTTGTTCTTTGTGAAAGGAAAATTTGATGCTACCACGCAAGAGATTGCCGATGCAGCCGGAGTAAACAGAACTCTTATCAATTATTATTTCCGATCAAGAGATAAGCTGATTCAAATCATCTTTGATGAAGCTCAGAAAGTAGAGCAGGAAAAGTCAAAAATTATCCAGAATGCAGATCTTCCTTTTAAAGAAAAGATCAGCAAGTTTATTGAAGGAAGTCTTGCAACAAGCCTTCAGTATCCTTATCTGGAAACGTATATCGTTTCGCAGATCAATAAAGGAACCTGCCACCAAAGAGAAATTGAAGAAGATATCCTCAACCAGATGTACAGGGATATTGAAAAAGAAATGGAATTGGGAAACATCGAAAAAATGGCACCCGTTCAGTTTATTCTGAATATGGTTTCGTTATTAGTCTTTCCAAGTGCCATAAGACCATTGTTTATGGAGAATTTAATGATCAGTGATGAAGAATATGACAAGATTATTTCAGAGCGAAAAGGAATTATTATCAGTATGCTATTTAAAAATTAA
- a CDS encoding CvfB family protein, protein MQLGKTQSLKISEKNNSGWVLTDDSGEKAFLPKIFIPEEKEIGEEVEAFVYQDDDKLKATTEIPLAEVGEFAVMSCVQSLPSGAFMDWGIIKDLFIPYKQQKTKIIEGKRYLVYIYVEENMELITGTTKFKRNPQYEDLPFQKGDKVDLIMMNESELGWNVVINKKYIGLIYVSDVFKKLYPLSEETGYIKAIREDGKIDISLQPEGFENIDEFKQQILNKLEENYGLLYVSDKSSPEEIKAELQMSKKNFKKAIGGLYRDKIIDISEDKIKLL, encoded by the coding sequence ATGCAACTCGGAAAAACTCAAAGTTTAAAAATTTCAGAAAAAAATAATTCAGGATGGGTCCTAACAGACGATTCCGGTGAAAAGGCTTTTTTACCCAAAATCTTTATTCCGGAGGAAAAAGAAATAGGAGAAGAAGTTGAGGCTTTCGTATATCAGGATGATGATAAATTGAAAGCAACCACTGAAATTCCATTAGCTGAAGTAGGCGAGTTTGCCGTGATGAGCTGTGTACAAAGTCTTCCAAGCGGTGCTTTTATGGATTGGGGAATCATTAAAGATTTATTCATTCCTTATAAGCAGCAGAAAACCAAGATTATTGAAGGAAAAAGATATCTGGTGTATATCTATGTAGAAGAAAATATGGAGCTGATTACAGGGACAACGAAATTCAAAAGAAATCCTCAATATGAAGATTTACCATTCCAGAAAGGAGATAAGGTGGATCTGATTATGATGAATGAAAGTGAATTGGGCTGGAATGTGGTTATCAATAAAAAATACATCGGATTAATTTATGTGTCTGACGTGTTCAAAAAGTTATATCCTTTATCTGAAGAAACGGGCTATATTAAAGCAATTCGTGAAGATGGTAAAATAGACATATCCCTGCAGCCGGAAGGATTTGAAAATATTGATGAGTTCAAACAACAGATCTTAAATAAACTGGAAGAAAACTACGGACTTCTGTATGTATCAGATAAGTCTTCTCCTGAAGAAATTAAAGCAGAACTTCAGATGAGTAAAAAGAATTTCAAAAAGGCCATCGGAGGTCTTTACAGAGATAAGATTATTGATATTTCGGAAGATAAAATCAAATTACTATAA
- a CDS encoding SDR family NAD(P)-dependent oxidoreductase: MNLQLKGKKAFISGATQGIGFSIAQQLLEEGASVIINGRNDKKIKQAKKKLQQQFPEGEISAVVADFAQREDAVKLSEELTDIDILINNVGIFGINDFYDVTDEDWYHYFEINVMSGVRLSRQLLPGMIKRNSGRIIFISSESGVNIPENMIHYGVTKAAMSALSNGLSKLTKGTAVTVNTILGGPTYSDGVAETVEQIAKAQNLTVEQMKDIIIQNSNPHILLQRFIHPEEIANLAVYLSSSLSVATNGASLRADSGVLKVI, translated from the coding sequence ATGAATTTACAATTAAAAGGGAAGAAAGCATTTATTAGCGGTGCCACACAGGGAATAGGATTTTCTATAGCCCAACAATTATTGGAAGAAGGAGCATCAGTCATTATCAACGGAAGAAATGACAAAAAAATTAAACAGGCCAAAAAGAAACTTCAGCAACAGTTTCCGGAAGGAGAAATATCAGCTGTTGTAGCTGATTTTGCTCAGAGAGAAGATGCTGTCAAATTATCTGAAGAATTAACGGATATTGATATTCTCATCAATAATGTAGGGATTTTTGGAATAAATGATTTTTATGATGTGACAGATGAAGACTGGTATCATTATTTTGAAATCAATGTAATGAGTGGAGTGCGGTTATCAAGACAACTACTGCCCGGAATGATCAAAAGGAATTCAGGTAGAATTATTTTTATCAGCAGTGAATCAGGGGTGAATATTCCTGAAAATATGATCCATTATGGAGTGACAAAGGCTGCAATGTCGGCATTAAGTAATGGATTATCCAAACTTACAAAGGGGACAGCAGTTACCGTTAATACAATTCTTGGAGGTCCTACTTATTCCGACGGAGTTGCTGAAACTGTCGAACAAATTGCTAAAGCACAAAACCTCACCGTTGAACAAATGAAGGATATCATTATTCAAAATTCAAATCCACATATTCTTTTACAGAGATTCATCCATCCAGAGGAAATTGCTAATCTTGCAGTATACCTTTCCAGCTCCCTTTCTGTAGCAACAAATGGAGCAAGTTTAAGAGCTGATAGCGGGGTTTTGAAGGTTATCTGA
- a CDS encoding TetR/AcrR family transcriptional regulator, with amino-acid sequence MKGRPNIFQDNELILKAQKLFWEKGFTATSLADLSLATGAGAGSLYNTFKGGKKELFKKSLQQRREELQAFKEVLEKSEDPVALIKDFFMSTAIAENETHMKGCIVANTLVEMTFVDEELKEEAIDILRETEKLYTSVIEAQQKKGTVKSILPAEILGKYLITFWCGINSLRRIYPDKKILKTQIELQLQLLN; translated from the coding sequence ATGAAAGGGAGACCAAATATTTTTCAGGACAATGAATTAATTCTAAAAGCTCAAAAGCTTTTCTGGGAAAAAGGATTTACTGCAACTTCGCTTGCCGATCTGAGCCTTGCTACCGGAGCCGGAGCCGGGAGTTTGTACAATACATTCAAGGGAGGGAAAAAAGAACTCTTTAAAAAAAGTCTTCAGCAAAGAAGAGAAGAACTGCAGGCATTTAAGGAGGTTCTGGAAAAAAGTGAAGATCCGGTTGCTCTCATTAAAGATTTCTTTATGAGCACGGCCATTGCTGAAAACGAAACTCATATGAAAGGCTGTATTGTAGCCAATACTCTTGTTGAAATGACATTTGTGGATGAGGAATTAAAGGAAGAAGCCATAGATATATTAAGAGAAACTGAAAAACTTTATACCTCCGTTATTGAAGCTCAGCAAAAAAAAGGAACTGTGAAATCAATACTTCCGGCAGAGATTTTGGGAAAATATCTGATCACGTTTTGGTGTGGAATTAATTCCCTTCGTAGAATATATCCGGACAAGAAGATTTTAAAAACTCAGATAGAATTACAATTGCAGTTACTGAATTAA
- a CDS encoding DUF4476 domain-containing protein: MKKIFISLMLLLGISSFAQEAGKAGELLKNEASTTEMRSPDHSRIQNNIPDRNAFDPRNKIKNPSYQWNRNYGYAEVFLRIPEQGFFMVEVGDQMIANGSGKYRFFDLQSGRMPVSIYANGFLIYRTTLMLRNNSRVVLDFFTNEGLYLLDSYPVQGQYGFNDWNDVWNNPYGNQSGNWNNPGNVMDNNTFQQFFDMLKRKESFDDGKIKFINQQMRTSMFTAAQIRDLVKSMSFDKNKLALAKSMYGNCVDKNKYFVVTDAFDFENSRRELMDYISKL, encoded by the coding sequence ATGAAGAAAATTTTTATTAGTTTAATGCTTTTGTTGGGTATCAGCTCCTTTGCACAGGAAGCGGGAAAAGCTGGAGAGCTGTTAAAAAACGAAGCCTCAACAACAGAAATGAGGTCGCCTGACCATTCCAGAATACAGAATAATATTCCCGATCGTAATGCTTTTGATCCAAGAAATAAAATAAAGAACCCATCCTACCAATGGAATAGAAACTACGGGTATGCAGAAGTTTTTTTACGGATCCCGGAACAAGGATTTTTTATGGTTGAAGTCGGTGACCAGATGATAGCAAATGGCTCCGGAAAGTACAGATTTTTCGACCTGCAATCCGGCAGAATGCCAGTATCAATCTATGCCAATGGCTTTCTTATTTACAGAACAACATTGATGCTCCGGAATAACAGCAGAGTGGTGCTTGATTTTTTCACGAATGAAGGCCTATATCTGCTGGATTCGTATCCTGTTCAGGGACAATATGGTTTCAACGACTGGAATGACGTATGGAACAACCCTTATGGGAATCAGTCCGGAAACTGGAACAATCCGGGAAATGTAATGGATAATAATACTTTCCAGCAGTTTTTCGACATGTTAAAGAGAAAAGAAAGCTTTGATGATGGAAAAATAAAGTTCATTAACCAGCAAATGCGTACCTCCATGTTTACCGCTGCCCAGATCAGGGATCTTGTAAAATCTATGAGTTTTGATAAAAACAAACTGGCCCTGGCTAAATCAATGTATGGTAATTGTGTGGATAAAAACAAATACTTTGTAGTGACGGATGCTTTTGATTTTGAAAACAGTAGACGTGAACTGATGGATTATATTTCTAAATTATAA